A single Brachybacterium sillae DNA region contains:
- a CDS encoding ATP-binding cassette domain-containing protein, giving the protein MTSSVPPASPAPVPPVGEPADPPAGPLLCVDHLRWTPLGRSAPTLDDVTVRIGAGERVLLVGASGSGKSTLLRALAGLLDPEAGELSGHVTPPGRSGACALLLQNPAHAMVGATAARDTAFGPENLALGRAAIQQRVTAAHDAAAVDLPADRAPVDASGGQQQRLALAGALSLEPEALLLDEPTAMLDAPTATAVRQAVLETVGPRTLVVADHHAEAWLPQVHRVIVLGPQGRVLADTDPDTARDRYPELLGLSAAPAAEALRRSLCSPGTRPDAGAAAGPVVLRARGLRVARTALDGLDLTLHAGTLTAVTGPSGAGKTSLLRVLLGLSRPALGSVERPTRVAFVPQDPESSFVARTVDEEARASVGADPELAQRLLRTTGLDALAAANPYTLSGGEQRRLAIVAALASRPQLLVLDEPTVGLDDARARDILDLVEEARDSGAAVIAGSHDPRLIDRAGQQVTVPAPPPTPGAADTTLRPVSHQPSAPSDRLNPLTAIVIATLSAVGSLAVDTWQIGLLSLLPMLLLAPLTIRTLRGTLLRLLPAAVGALGLAWSTMLLSDATLFSPQAWAVSAKEGLRIWLFVAPGVLALTGIDPTALGDALGGRLRLPARPIAAMVVGLVRISQVQRHWLTITQTRELRGLGPQVRWRHPWRSLRSTIAALSGSTLALLVQEIRGAEQSATAMDARGFATAQRRTWALPSRFTGADGIGLAAGMLLMAWPFAMRAILGG; this is encoded by the coding sequence GTGACCTCTTCCGTGCCGCCCGCCTCCCCGGCCCCGGTCCCACCCGTGGGGGAGCCCGCGGACCCGCCCGCGGGGCCCCTGCTGTGTGTGGACCATCTGCGGTGGACGCCGCTGGGCCGCTCCGCACCGACGCTCGACGACGTCACCGTGCGGATCGGAGCCGGTGAGCGGGTGCTGCTGGTCGGCGCCAGCGGCAGCGGCAAGAGCACCCTGCTGCGGGCGCTCGCCGGTCTTCTCGACCCGGAGGCCGGTGAGCTGAGCGGGCACGTGACCCCGCCTGGCCGTTCCGGGGCGTGTGCGCTGCTGCTGCAGAACCCCGCCCATGCGATGGTCGGGGCGACCGCCGCGCGGGACACGGCCTTCGGGCCCGAGAACCTGGCGCTGGGCCGCGCGGCCATCCAACAGCGCGTCACCGCGGCGCATGACGCCGCGGCGGTGGACCTCCCCGCCGATCGGGCTCCGGTGGATGCCTCCGGCGGGCAGCAGCAACGGCTGGCGCTGGCGGGTGCGCTCAGTCTGGAACCGGAGGCGCTGCTGCTCGACGAACCCACCGCGATGCTCGATGCGCCGACCGCCACCGCGGTGCGGCAGGCGGTCCTGGAGACCGTCGGCCCCCGCACCCTGGTGGTCGCCGACCATCACGCCGAGGCGTGGCTGCCGCAGGTGCACCGGGTGATCGTGCTGGGGCCGCAGGGCCGGGTCCTCGCCGACACCGACCCGGACACCGCCCGGGACCGGTACCCCGAGCTGCTCGGTCTGTCCGCCGCCCCCGCCGCGGAGGCCCTCAGGCGTTCCCTCTGCTCCCCCGGGACCCGCCCGGACGCCGGCGCCGCTGCGGGCCCGGTGGTGCTGCGGGCCCGGGGGCTTCGGGTCGCCCGCACCGCCCTCGACGGCCTGGACCTGACGCTGCACGCCGGTACCCTCACCGCGGTCACGGGCCCCAGCGGCGCCGGCAAGACCAGCCTGCTGCGGGTGCTGCTGGGATTGTCGCGACCGGCTCTCGGGAGCGTGGAGCGACCCACCCGGGTGGCGTTCGTGCCGCAGGATCCGGAGTCGTCGTTCGTCGCCCGCACCGTCGACGAGGAGGCCCGCGCGTCCGTCGGCGCCGACCCGGAGCTCGCGCAGCGTCTGCTGCGCACCACGGGGCTGGACGCTCTCGCGGCCGCGAACCCCTACACCCTCTCCGGTGGGGAGCAGCGCCGCCTCGCGATCGTCGCGGCGCTCGCCTCCCGGCCGCAGCTGCTGGTGCTCGACGAACCGACGGTGGGGCTGGATGATGCCCGCGCCCGCGACATCCTCGACCTTGTGGAGGAGGCGAGGGATTCCGGTGCCGCGGTGATCGCCGGCAGCCACGACCCGCGGTTGATCGACCGTGCCGGGCAGCAGGTCACGGTCCCCGCCCCGCCCCCGACCCCCGGGGCCGCTGACACCACCCTCCGGCCGGTGTCCCACCAGCCGTCCGCGCCCAGCGACCGCCTGAACCCCCTCACGGCGATCGTCATCGCCACGCTCAGCGCGGTCGGCTCCCTCGCCGTGGACACCTGGCAGATCGGTCTGCTGTCGCTGCTGCCGATGCTGCTGCTGGCGCCGCTGACGATCCGGACCCTGCGCGGCACCCTGCTGCGTCTGCTGCCCGCCGCGGTCGGGGCGCTCGGCCTCGCCTGGTCGACGATGCTGCTCAGCGACGCGACGCTGTTCTCCCCGCAGGCGTGGGCGGTGTCCGCGAAGGAGGGGCTGCGGATCTGGCTGTTCGTCGCCCCCGGGGTGTTGGCCCTGACCGGGATCGACCCGACCGCACTCGGTGACGCCCTCGGTGGGCGGCTGCGGTTGCCCGCCCGGCCCATCGCGGCGATGGTGGTGGGCCTCGTGCGGATCAGTCAGGTGCAGCGGCACTGGCTGACGATCACCCAGACCCGGGAGCTGCGGGGTCTGGGACCGCAGGTGCGGTGGCGGCACCCGTGGCGGTCCCTGCGTTCGACGATCGCGGCGCTCAGCGGCTCCACCCTCGCACTGCTGGTGCAGGAGATCCGTGGCGCCGAGCAGAGCGCCACCGCGATGGACGCCCGCGGGTTCGCGACCGCGCAGCGCCGCACCTGGGCGCTGCCGAGTCGGTTCACGGGCGCCGACGGGATCGGCCTCGCCGCCGGGATGCTGCTGATGGCCTGGCCGTTCGCGATGCGGGCCATCCTGGGCGGCTGA
- a CDS encoding ECF transporter S component gives MTTTTTPTGRGEELASRPLARHRTVDLMVTVAIGVAFGIAFLGYGALYTLLTPLTTLFPPSVGILAGIWFLPAVLAGLIVRRPGAALLAEVIAAVVEMMLGAQWGWATVVSGLIQGGGVELVFALTAYRRFRLPVAIAAGMVAAAFEWVYERFFYYQEFSTAAGLWLLLLFLVSGALLAGLLGWGLTRALAATGALNAFPPGREHARAHRV, from the coding sequence ATGACGACCACCACCACCCCCACCGGCCGCGGTGAGGAGCTCGCCTCCCGCCCCCTCGCCCGCCACCGCACCGTCGACCTGATGGTCACCGTCGCGATCGGCGTGGCCTTCGGCATCGCGTTCCTCGGTTACGGCGCGCTGTACACCCTCCTCACCCCGCTCACCACCCTGTTCCCGCCGTCGGTGGGGATCCTCGCCGGGATCTGGTTCCTTCCGGCGGTGCTCGCGGGCCTCATCGTCCGACGCCCCGGCGCCGCCCTCCTGGCGGAGGTCATCGCCGCCGTGGTGGAGATGATGCTCGGAGCCCAGTGGGGGTGGGCCACCGTCGTGTCGGGCCTGATCCAGGGCGGCGGCGTGGAGCTCGTGTTCGCACTGACGGCGTACCGCCGGTTCCGACTGCCGGTGGCGATCGCCGCGGGCATGGTGGCCGCCGCCTTCGAGTGGGTGTACGAGCGGTTCTTCTACTACCAGGAGTTCTCCACCGCCGCCGGGTTGTGGCTGCTGCTGCTATTCCTCGTCTCCGGCGCGCTGCTCGCAGGTCTGCTCGGCTGGGGGCTCACCCGGGCGCTCGCGGCCACCGGCGCGTTGAACGCCTTCCCCCCGGGGCGTGAGCACGCCCGCGCCCACCGCGTCTGA
- a CDS encoding ADP-ribosylglycohydrolase family protein, with amino-acid sequence MGGMDVVVPPGDALRSVRGVRERAIGSALAAAVGDALGAPYEFLAPIPATDDVDMVGGGLLGWAEGEWTDDTALAVVVLRAAVDAPGRPLTDETVLDAIAAGWFTWSIGAADIGVLTSAVMRRSGELAAASGRAVPAATDLRCAAQEVHEQLDRSGGNGALLRVHAGVLPALAAEDDVLEESVLALCRLTHTDPEAQEACVLWGFAVREAILTGRLDVRSGLERLPEERRDVWCERLARAEASDPAELGRNGWVVRALQAAWSAIHRAGPVPEGRFAQRAWLVDVLDAAVRSGFDTDTVSCIAGSLAGAAVGPGAVPPEWRRDLHGWPGYDADDLVALVQRALPADAEDIPGRTSRTSPGGPESEEAGR; translated from the coding sequence ATGGGAGGCATGGATGTGGTGGTGCCCCCGGGGGATGCGCTGCGCTCAGTGAGGGGCGTGCGAGAGCGTGCGATCGGCAGCGCCCTGGCGGCCGCCGTCGGGGACGCCCTCGGAGCGCCCTACGAGTTCCTGGCGCCGATCCCGGCGACGGACGACGTCGACATGGTCGGAGGTGGCCTGCTCGGGTGGGCCGAAGGGGAGTGGACCGACGACACCGCGCTGGCGGTGGTGGTGCTGCGCGCGGCCGTGGACGCCCCGGGGCGGCCCCTGACCGACGAGACGGTCCTGGATGCGATCGCCGCTGGATGGTTCACCTGGTCCATCGGCGCCGCCGACATCGGCGTGCTGACCTCTGCGGTGATGCGGCGCTCCGGGGAGCTCGCCGCGGCGTCCGGGCGCGCCGTGCCCGCGGCGACGGATCTGCGCTGCGCGGCGCAGGAGGTGCATGAGCAGCTCGACCGCTCCGGTGGCAACGGTGCCCTGCTGCGGGTCCACGCCGGGGTGCTGCCCGCGCTCGCCGCGGAGGATGACGTGCTCGAGGAGTCGGTGCTGGCGCTGTGTCGCCTCACGCACACCGATCCCGAGGCGCAGGAGGCCTGTGTGCTGTGGGGTTTCGCGGTGCGCGAGGCCATCCTGACGGGCCGTCTGGATGTGCGCAGCGGCCTGGAAAGGCTGCCCGAGGAACGTCGGGACGTGTGGTGCGAGCGTCTGGCCCGCGCGGAGGCCTCCGATCCCGCGGAGCTCGGACGCAATGGGTGGGTGGTGCGGGCGCTGCAGGCGGCCTGGTCCGCGATCCATCGCGCCGGCCCCGTTCCCGAGGGACGTTTCGCGCAGCGCGCCTGGCTGGTGGACGTGCTGGACGCCGCGGTGCGCTCGGGGTTCGACACCGACACCGTCAGCTGCATCGCAGGGTCCCTCGCCGGGGCCGCGGTGGGCCCCGGTGCGGTGCCGCCGGAGTGGCGCCGCGACCTGCACGGGTGGCCCGGGTACGACGCCGATGATCTGGTGGCGCTGGTGCAACGGGCTCTGCCCGCCGACGCCGAGGACATCCCCGGGCGCACCTCGAGGACATCGCCCGGAGGTCCCGAGAGCGAGGAGGCCGGGAGATGA
- a CDS encoding endonuclease/exonuclease/phosphatase family protein, protein MAARVVRRGMEPVAQVLSDPQAVYPRGIAAVRLSVPGGGQLMVSTIHLALQQDNRVTHAREAVERVRRAGCPVVMGGDLNETADGPARRILDEVLRDPAEPTEHTFPATRPRRRIDAVLVTPGLRVRTARALRSAPGVPAARMRTASDHLGTVVDLDI, encoded by the coding sequence GTGGCCGCGCGGGTGGTCCGCCGCGGCATGGAACCGGTGGCGCAGGTGCTGTCGGATCCCCAGGCGGTCTACCCGCGGGGGATCGCGGCCGTGCGTCTGTCGGTGCCCGGTGGTGGGCAGCTCATGGTCTCGACGATCCATCTGGCGCTGCAGCAGGACAACCGGGTGACCCACGCCCGTGAGGCGGTGGAGCGCGTGCGCCGCGCAGGCTGCCCGGTGGTGATGGGCGGGGATCTCAATGAGACCGCCGACGGGCCCGCCCGCCGGATCCTCGACGAGGTGCTGCGCGATCCTGCGGAACCGACGGAGCACACCTTCCCCGCAACCCGGCCGCGGCGTCGCATCGATGCGGTGCTGGTCACCCCCGGCCTGAGGGTGCGGACGGCGCGGGCACTGCGCTCCGCCCCGGGAGTTCCCGCGGCGCGGATGCGCACCGCTTCGGATCACCTGGGCACAGTGGTCGACCTCGACATCTGA
- a CDS encoding class I SAM-dependent methyltransferase, whose amino-acid sequence MTEGIDWHVFNATASGRPPRRIISRAIAAAGGDRPGRVALDIGAGGGSDALEFVRHGWTVHAYDIDDTLASRLVENERMAGTLRFHHTDATTVERFPTADVLYSGHALPMLGPEGLAQTWPRLVDALRPGGIAAVDLFGDRDTWADRDDIATLDQRQIDEMFRGFSVLHREVRDEDGRSWVGKKHWHIITVLARKL is encoded by the coding sequence ATGACCGAGGGCATCGACTGGCACGTGTTCAACGCCACGGCCTCGGGGCGCCCGCCGCGCCGCATCATCTCCCGCGCGATCGCCGCGGCCGGTGGGGACCGGCCGGGTCGCGTGGCCCTGGACATCGGCGCCGGCGGTGGATCGGACGCCCTGGAGTTCGTGCGGCACGGCTGGACGGTGCACGCCTACGACATCGATGACACCCTCGCCTCGCGTCTGGTGGAGAACGAGCGCATGGCGGGGACCCTCCGCTTCCATCACACCGACGCCACCACCGTGGAGCGCTTCCCGACCGCGGACGTGCTCTATTCCGGCCATGCCCTGCCGATGTTGGGCCCGGAGGGTCTGGCGCAGACCTGGCCGCGGCTGGTCGACGCCCTGCGACCCGGGGGGATCGCCGCGGTGGACCTGTTCGGTGATCGCGACACCTGGGCCGATCGCGACGACATCGCCACACTGGATCAGCGGCAGATCGACGAGATGTTCCGCGGATTCTCCGTGCTGCACCGGGAGGTGCGCGACGAGGACGGCCGCTCCTGGGTCGGCAAGAAGCACTGGCACATCATCACGGTGCTCGCCCGCAAACTCTGA
- a CDS encoding GNAT family N-acetyltransferase, protein MPPVPGNRPVIRPARAEDVPFLWEMLDHAANWNTMRARSDVRTVPELSHYVEGWTPDQGGVVASLGGRDVGAAWLRYLPFTDPGYGYLEEDVPELTIGLDPVARGRGIGRALLQALTDQAIERGVERVSLSVEPQNTTAMVLYLSEGFTRTGIVVGGSDILVKRLRGAPS, encoded by the coding sequence ATGCCCCCCGTGCCCGGGAATCGCCCGGTGATCCGCCCCGCCCGCGCCGAGGACGTCCCCTTCCTGTGGGAGATGCTCGACCATGCCGCGAACTGGAACACGATGCGTGCGCGCTCGGATGTGCGCACAGTCCCCGAACTGTCCCACTACGTGGAGGGGTGGACCCCAGACCAGGGTGGAGTGGTCGCCTCCCTCGGGGGTCGCGACGTCGGAGCCGCGTGGCTGCGGTATCTGCCGTTCACCGACCCCGGGTACGGGTATCTGGAGGAGGACGTCCCCGAGCTGACCATCGGCCTGGATCCAGTGGCCCGCGGCCGCGGGATCGGTCGGGCGCTTCTGCAGGCGCTGACCGATCAGGCGATCGAGCGGGGCGTGGAGCGGGTCAGCCTCAGTGTCGAACCGCAGAACACCACCGCGATGGTGCTGTACCTCTCGGAGGGCTTCACCCGCACCGGCATCGTCGTCGGCGGCAGCGACATCCTCGTCAAACGCCTGCGCGGCGCACCGAGCTGA
- a CDS encoding NUDIX hydrolase: MEFTEYDTRLAAYAVITDEEGRLLVTWYNGSGWGPASWSLPGGGVDYDETPEQGVAREVLEEAGYEVMVGPLLAADTLTDPAPGPGRRPWKGVRLYYAATIVGGMLGTREQDGTTDFATWKHPESIDEDAGRGGPVSTALRLLRDRLA, encoded by the coding sequence GTGGAGTTCACCGAGTACGACACCCGACTGGCCGCCTATGCCGTGATCACCGATGAGGAGGGCCGACTGCTCGTGACCTGGTACAACGGGTCCGGTTGGGGCCCGGCGTCCTGGTCACTGCCCGGCGGCGGCGTGGACTACGACGAGACCCCGGAGCAGGGCGTCGCCCGGGAGGTCCTCGAGGAAGCGGGGTACGAAGTCATGGTCGGGCCGCTCCTGGCCGCCGACACCCTGACCGACCCCGCGCCCGGCCCGGGGCGTCGGCCGTGGAAGGGCGTGCGGCTGTACTACGCGGCGACGATCGTCGGAGGCATGCTCGGCACCCGCGAACAGGACGGGACCACCGACTTCGCGACGTGGAAGCACCCGGAGAGCATCGACGAGGACGCCGGGCGCGGCGGCCCGGTCAGTACCGCCCTGCGGCTGCTGCGCGACCGGCTGGCCTGA
- a CDS encoding PTS ascorbate transporter subunit IIC has protein sequence MNPFVALAQFVVNEILAVPAFLIGLITAAGLLALRRPAGQVVGGGIKATLGFLLVGAGAGLVVASLGPLGVMIQGALGAQGVVPTNEAIVGIAQEQLGARVSWLMILGFVVALMLARFTPLRYVFLTGHHLLFMATLLTIVLSTTGLSALPVVGIGALLLGVLMVATPALGHVWTRKITGGDAIAIGHFGTAGYVTAGAVGRLVDPRGRSRSTEDLRVPEGLRFLRDSMVATALSMVLMYLVIAILFLLRAGQEEAFAAFAAADGSGGAANVGNYLMRSVTQGLQFGIAVAVILFGVRTILGELVPAFQGIAAKVVPGAVPALDCPIVFPYAQNAVLIGFLSSFAGGVVGLFALGALLGPAFGLALILPGLVPHFFTGGAAGVYGNATGGRRGAVLGAFANGLLITFLPALLLRALGSFGEANTTFGDTDFAVIGILLGAGAGSGALIGALTALALAAVLLGLAVWVQMRLVDRGWDPAPARQTVTAGTTADLEETGAAAASTTGPTGGTPRRRIAPPAGAPTPPPAEG, from the coding sequence ATGAATCCCTTCGTCGCCCTCGCCCAATTCGTGGTGAACGAGATCCTGGCCGTCCCCGCCTTCCTCATCGGCCTCATCACCGCCGCAGGCCTGCTCGCCCTGCGCCGGCCCGCAGGCCAGGTCGTCGGCGGTGGCATCAAGGCGACTCTCGGGTTCCTGCTGGTCGGTGCCGGCGCCGGACTCGTCGTCGCCTCGCTCGGTCCGCTGGGGGTGATGATCCAGGGCGCGCTCGGCGCCCAGGGCGTGGTCCCGACGAATGAGGCGATCGTCGGCATCGCCCAAGAACAGCTCGGAGCCCGGGTGTCGTGGCTGATGATCCTCGGGTTCGTCGTGGCGCTGATGCTCGCCCGGTTCACCCCGCTGCGGTACGTGTTCCTCACCGGCCACCACCTGCTGTTCATGGCGACTCTGCTGACCATCGTGCTGTCCACGACGGGACTGTCGGCACTGCCGGTGGTGGGGATCGGAGCCCTGCTGCTCGGCGTGCTGATGGTCGCGACACCGGCGCTGGGGCACGTGTGGACGCGGAAGATCACCGGTGGGGATGCTATCGCCATCGGCCACTTCGGCACCGCGGGATATGTGACGGCGGGAGCCGTGGGGCGCCTGGTGGATCCCCGTGGGCGCAGCCGCTCCACGGAGGATCTGCGCGTGCCGGAGGGCCTGCGGTTCCTGCGGGACTCCATGGTCGCCACGGCCCTGTCGATGGTGCTGATGTATCTGGTCATCGCGATCCTGTTCCTGCTCCGCGCGGGGCAGGAGGAAGCCTTCGCGGCCTTCGCCGCCGCCGACGGTTCGGGGGGCGCCGCGAACGTGGGCAACTACCTCATGCGCAGCGTCACCCAAGGCCTGCAGTTCGGCATCGCGGTGGCCGTGATCCTCTTCGGGGTGCGCACCATCCTCGGGGAGCTGGTGCCCGCCTTCCAGGGCATCGCCGCGAAGGTCGTGCCCGGGGCGGTGCCGGCGCTGGATTGCCCGATCGTCTTCCCCTACGCACAGAACGCGGTGCTGATCGGCTTCCTGTCGAGCTTCGCCGGTGGCGTGGTCGGGTTGTTCGCGCTGGGTGCGCTGCTCGGCCCCGCCTTCGGGCTGGCGCTGATCCTGCCGGGCCTGGTGCCGCACTTCTTCACCGGTGGTGCGGCCGGGGTGTACGGCAATGCGACCGGTGGTCGTCGCGGGGCGGTGCTCGGCGCGTTCGCCAACGGTCTGCTGATCACGTTCCTGCCAGCGCTGCTGCTCCGGGCCCTGGGAAGCTTCGGCGAGGCGAACACCACCTTCGGTGACACCGACTTCGCCGTCATCGGCATCCTGCTGGGCGCGGGCGCCGGGTCGGGGGCGCTCATTGGAGCCCTCACGGCACTCGCGCTCGCAGCGGTCCTGCTCGGTCTCGCGGTATGGGTCCAGATGCGGCTGGTGGATCGCGGCTGGGATCCCGCGCCCGCGCGGCAGACCGTTACGGCCGGGACGACCGCCGATCTCGAGGAGACGGGGGCTGCCGCAGCTTCGACGACCGGCCCGACCGGTGGGACGCCCCGCCGTCGGATCGCTCCCCCGGCCGGCGCACCGACCCCGCCGCCCGCCGAGGGCTGA
- a CDS encoding PTS sugar transporter subunit IIA: protein MTTSQELLPSNAVRLDVQADDRNAAIRAAGDLLVATGAADDTYTQRMIDVVEQHGPYIVITPGVALAHARPDASVHRTGMSAVRLARPVRFGHETNDPVTLVLALAAADDTAHQQALAHLASLLADPQRRASLDSAGSADQLHRILSGALEDRSPHTARRSDAGHLLLTVCGNGLGTSLFLKSTLEQVLDRWGWTPHVRVEATDTISARGRSQEAAAILTSGEIARTLGRLDIPVEVVSDFTSTREVDAALRRIYDV, encoded by the coding sequence GTGACCACCTCTCAGGAGCTCCTCCCGAGCAACGCCGTCCGTCTCGACGTGCAGGCGGATGATCGCAACGCGGCGATCCGCGCCGCTGGAGATCTCCTCGTCGCCACCGGCGCCGCGGACGACACGTACACCCAGCGGATGATCGACGTGGTGGAGCAACACGGCCCCTACATCGTCATCACCCCGGGGGTGGCCCTCGCCCATGCCCGACCGGACGCATCCGTCCACCGCACGGGGATGTCGGCGGTGCGCCTTGCCCGACCAGTGCGCTTCGGGCATGAGACGAACGACCCGGTCACCCTGGTCCTGGCGCTCGCCGCCGCCGATGACACCGCGCACCAGCAGGCATTGGCGCATCTGGCCAGCCTGCTGGCCGACCCGCAACGTCGCGCGTCCCTCGACTCGGCGGGCTCCGCCGATCAGCTCCATCGCATCCTCTCCGGGGCGCTCGAGGACCGCTCACCGCACACGGCACGCCGCTCCGACGCCGGGCACCTGTTGCTGACGGTATGCGGGAACGGGTTGGGAACCAGCCTGTTCCTGAAGAGCACGCTGGAGCAGGTCCTGGACCGCTGGGGCTGGACCCCGCACGTTCGAGTCGAGGCCACAGACACCATCTCCGCACGGGGCCGCTCCCAGGAGGCCGCGGCCATCCTCACCTCCGGGGAGATCGCCCGCACCCTCGGCAGGCTCGACATCCCCGTCGAGGTCGTCTCCGACTTCACCTCAACACGTGAGGTCGACGCGGCCCTACGACGCATCTACGACGTCTGA
- a CDS encoding alpha/beta hydrolase has product MSLRLAVPRPLVPTLQPTLRALRPTLSAARPALRALRPVARRLQLREITRPLDTSGFLGAAAAGWVSTSPSLIPRTWWMWAVNTGMSEIYGYATGWAAARLVRYVGRSAGVRLEVVPERRDRLRSWVRAGLVGLTAYSWVRGALRQREIEALVGAERKPLAAHAAGALTGLTGALCVLGVVRATRASAKVYGSMLRTVLPPSVAAAVAVALTTAGSLLVLRLGCGRLVDDLVASARRTNALFQPGLTRPTSPLRSGSSQSSESWTSLGAAGRRVVAAGAPPEAITRAVGTAHGRPAIEPIRVYAGTAPARGLEDTVAAVLGELERTGAFERGTIVLFTGTGTGWLQEWSLSAIEFLTGGDCATASLQYSVYPSPMAFLADRSLPRRAGALLFHAVRRRIDQMPQGERPALYVAGESLGAFGGHGAFRDLPEMLRLVDGAVWTGTPASTEIHRRLTQERDPGSPQIAPLVDGGRHVRVVTRPAELERTFWGGRYEPWEHPRIVYAQHASDPVVWWGWRVLWEEPEWIRERVGRDVTRAIRWFPWITFWQLAADMPLSVTLPGGHGHSYHQEMVPIWAAVLAGDPRLAPALARIDQDAVVRSIREHALS; this is encoded by the coding sequence ATGAGTCTGCGCCTGGCTGTGCCCCGTCCGCTCGTCCCCACCCTCCAACCCACTCTGCGCGCCCTGCGGCCCACTCTCTCGGCCGCCCGGCCCGCCCTCCGCGCCCTGCGTCCCGTTGCGCGGAGGCTGCAGCTGCGGGAGATCACGCGGCCGCTCGACACCAGTGGCTTCCTGGGGGCGGCCGCCGCCGGGTGGGTCTCCACCTCGCCGAGTCTGATCCCCCGCACGTGGTGGATGTGGGCGGTGAACACGGGGATGTCCGAGATCTACGGGTACGCCACAGGGTGGGCTGCCGCCCGCTTGGTGCGGTACGTCGGCCGATCGGCCGGGGTCCGTCTCGAGGTCGTCCCGGAACGGCGGGATCGCCTGCGCTCATGGGTGCGGGCGGGACTCGTCGGTCTCACGGCCTACTCGTGGGTTCGCGGGGCGCTGCGGCAGCGGGAGATCGAGGCGTTGGTCGGCGCCGAGCGCAAGCCGCTGGCCGCCCACGCGGCGGGGGCCCTCACCGGCCTCACCGGTGCGCTCTGTGTTCTCGGGGTGGTGCGCGCCACGCGTGCCTCGGCGAAGGTCTACGGCTCGATGCTGCGCACCGTCCTGCCGCCGTCAGTGGCGGCCGCGGTGGCGGTGGCGCTGACCACCGCGGGTTCCCTGCTGGTCCTGCGTCTGGGCTGTGGCCGACTGGTCGATGACCTCGTGGCCAGTGCACGGCGGACCAACGCGCTGTTCCAGCCCGGGTTGACACGCCCGACCAGTCCCCTGAGGTCGGGCAGCAGCCAGTCGTCCGAGAGCTGGACGTCATTGGGGGCGGCCGGTCGCCGCGTGGTCGCCGCCGGGGCGCCCCCCGAGGCGATCACCCGCGCGGTCGGTACGGCCCACGGCCGACCGGCGATCGAACCGATCCGGGTGTATGCCGGGACAGCCCCGGCCCGAGGACTCGAGGACACCGTCGCAGCCGTGCTGGGGGAGCTGGAACGCACCGGTGCGTTCGAGCGCGGCACCATCGTGCTGTTCACGGGGACCGGCACCGGGTGGTTGCAGGAATGGTCCCTCTCGGCGATCGAGTTCCTCACCGGCGGCGACTGTGCCACCGCGTCCCTGCAGTACTCGGTCTACCCCAGCCCCATGGCGTTCCTCGCCGACCGCTCCCTGCCGCGACGTGCCGGAGCGCTTCTGTTCCATGCGGTGCGTCGCCGGATCGACCAGATGCCGCAGGGGGAGCGGCCCGCACTGTACGTGGCCGGGGAGTCCCTCGGAGCCTTCGGTGGCCACGGGGCCTTCCGGGACCTGCCGGAGATGCTGCGTCTGGTCGACGGCGCGGTATGGACCGGAACCCCGGCCTCCACCGAGATCCATCGTCGGCTGACGCAGGAACGTGACCCGGGCTCCCCGCAGATCGCGCCGCTGGTGGACGGTGGCCGGCATGTGCGGGTGGTGACCCGTCCCGCGGAGCTCGAGCGCACCTTCTGGGGCGGTCGCTACGAGCCGTGGGAGCACCCTCGCATCGTGTATGCGCAGCACGCCTCCGACCCGGTCGTCTGGTGGGGGTGGAGAGTGCTGTGGGAGGAACCGGAGTGGATCCGGGAGCGCGTGGGCCGGGACGTCACCAGGGCGATCCGCTGGTTCCCCTGGATCACGTTCTGGCAGCTGGCTGCCGACATGCCGCTGTCGGTGACGCTGCCCGGTGGCCACGGACACTCGTACCACCAGGAGATGGTTCCGATCTGGGCCGCGGTGCTGGCGGGGGACCCGCGATTGGCCCCGGCGCTGGCCCGGATCGACCAGGACGCCGTCGTCCGGTCGATCCGAGAGCACGCCCTCTCGTGA